A segment of the candidate division WOR-3 bacterium genome:
CTCTAAGATAATCTTCAGCCAGAGTCCGTGCGTCAATGTATAGAAAAATATCTTCTCCTTCAGAAATTACAAGATTTACTTCATTTGAAAGGTATTCTTTGTAAAGATCGTCGGCTCTTCGAAATTCTCCGGGTTCTCTTGAGGTTCTGAATAAAATTCTTCTCATGGAAACGTATGATTTAGGAAAATGAATTTTTGCGAATTTTTCTCCGTAAGGCGGAGCGCCTTCAGGTTTCAGAACTCTTATTTTTTCAGATTTTGAAAATTTTTTCAAAATGGCCTGGATCAGAAAAGAATGTAAAGATTCAGTGCATACAAAAATATTACAGGTATAATTTTCGTTATAATCAAAATACACCCCGTTTTCTACTCCTGAAAACAATATATTTTCACATCCCTTTTTTTCAGCCAAAGCGATCATAAGCTCTTTGGCGTTTTCTTTAGCCCTCTGTTCTGGGTTGAAAAAAATACTTCCATGCTGAAAATACCTGAAGAGGGTGATGAAGAAAGAGCTTTTCTCACCTGCCAAGGATTTATTCTTATCCGACAGCTCAAGAGCCAATATTTTTACCTTCCTGTCTTTTTCTTCTTCATTTAAAGTGTTTTCAAAGAAGTCTTGATCAGTTTTATCCGGAAATTCAATGGAATTTGTTTTATAAAAATCATTTAACAAAAAGATCAGATTTTCATAGGCGTTTTCGTCTGTAGTAAGACCGGAAAAATAATGCTCTTTGTTTATTGAGAAAGGATTTGAAGTATCCATTGATTCTTCACAAAACTTCAAAAGAACTGTCCCGAAGAATATTGAAAAACTTTTCCATGATTGACGGCCGCCGCAGAAATTTTGATACAACCTTATGTATTCTCTCGCTTTATCTGAAAATAACCTGTCAGCTCTTTGAAGCATTTGATATTCCCAGTAAATTGTTGAGAGTGAGGTCCAGTATTCCTTTTTTATGTTCGATAATTTTCTCGTAGTATTCCATCTGTTTGGTGAGGTTTTCGTATATATTAACCGCATTTTTCTGAATTTCGATATCAGGTAAGGTTATCTCAAGGGATTCGAGAGAGTTTTTGTTAATTATGTGTGTGTTTGCCCTGTTAGATGAAAAATGAGTCTGCGAAGGGGGAAGGTTGATGTAAAGGGCAAGATAGGGAGGAAATATTTCATTCCTATTTATACCCTCTATCGGTCGTATTCTCAGGATAAAAAAATGGTGCGTCGCGACTGCATCAGAATCGCCCCTGAAAACAGCTGCAACATGATTGGTTGATTTGGCTTTGAACAGGATGTCGTCATCTTTAAGAAGATGCTTATCGAGAATTCTTCTATTGTCAATTTTAACGGATTTAAAAAGGTCAACATTTTCTAAAATAAGAGAGCGACCGACATCTGATAACTGTATTACCCGCACATCCCCATCGTTATCTTCTTCTATCGAAGACCTGAAAAGATAACCAGCTCTGATTTCACATATATCGGACAGCTTGATTCTTTTAATACCCATGACAGATGATATCATATTTAAAAAAATATACAAAGCAATAATGGTAAAAAATTTTTTTACACACTAGTAAAATTTTCTTGACAAGATATTAAATTTTTGATATATGTAGGTAATAAAATTTAGCAAGACAATAATAATTGGAGGTTAAAATGGATGAGATACTGAAAAGTCTAAAAATATGGGGTTACGAAAAGTATTCCAAAATAATTCTTGCGGCTTTGGTCACGGGGGAACCCCTTCTTTTTATAGGAAAACACGGATCAGGTAAAACATTTATGTTGTGTCAGTTAGCACGTGCGCTCGGTTATGAGACAGAAGGAGCTGAAAAAGAATTCAACGCTTACGACGCTTCAAAATCGGTTTTTGAAGATATCATCGGTTTCCCCGATCCTGAAATGATGAAAAAAGGGAAAATTGACTACATAAAATCGCCAATGACATTGTGGAACAAAAAATTCATATTGATTGACGAATTGTCGAGGGCGAATTATGCCATGCAGAGCAAATGGCTTGAAGTCATTAAGGACAGATCCTTAATGGGAGAGAATATTCCTTCGCTGAAATATGTATTTTCGGCGATGAATCCCCTGAATTATCCCGGTGCTTATTCGCTTGATCCTGCCCTTGCAGACAGATTTTCACAAATTGTGGAGATAGACGATTATTTTAAAGAAGAAGACATAATCAAAATCGTCAAAGGAAATAATGAAAAATCATCACTTCTGAGAGAAAACGAAGAATTTGACGGGAGAATTACGGAAAAACTTCAAAGTCTGATAAAGAAAGTAAAAAAAGAATATTATTCTTTGCCCAAAAAAATTACCGAAATGTCTGAAAAATTCTGCTCTGCATATTACAGAAATGCCCAGGACGTATGTTCAGAAAAAGAATACAAAGCCGTAAGCGAGAGAAGGGCGGGAATGATTTTCAGGACGCTGAAAGTCATGTTCGCGATAGACTTGTCGGAAAAAATTAAAATTACGCCGAAAGCTTTTAGGGAAAATTTTAGAATGGCATCCGAATTTTCCTGGATTTATCCCGCCATAGAGGACGGGAATACGAGAAATCTTGAGAAGGAAATACTTGAAAAGACAATCAGAGACCTGGGTTTTATCAAGATAGAGCCGGAAAAGGAGGATAGCACTGAAAGAATACTTCAAAAATTCAAGAATTCAACCTCAGGTAAAGAAGCCTTTAAATCGGTTCTGACAATTTTAAACAAAATAAGGCTTTTGCAGGAAAAGAATGTTACGCCCTGTGAAAAGGACAGCCAGCTTTTTGAAAACGTGGTTGATGTTGTGCTCAACCAAGATGCTGATTTGCTCAACAGGAATCTTAACGGAATGAGTGTTGACAGCTACAGAACAACAGGGATTTGCGACAACTACATCGACAACGACGACAATACAGCAGTTGAAATAATTTCGGAAATTTTTACAAGGGAGGAAAATTATGCTAGTGGAAGTATTCAAGAGAAGAAAACTGCTTAAGGGTCTTTCTTTTCTTGCCGCAATCTTGAAAGAAGTCGCATTCAGTTCCGAAAAGGAAATCGAAGAATTGAATGTATTTACAAGAAGAGCCGCCCACTGGATTGTGCCTCCTCCGGAAAACAGGGGCGGGAGTTTTTACAAGACTCTGAAGAAGGAATTTATTCTCGGTGACAAAAAAATGGTCGGATTTTTCTGTATTGATTCCGGAAAAGTATATGAAGTTTCGCAGTATCTTTGGGAAAAACTTACTGTAAACGGCACTATTGAAAAGCTTTTCCCCGGTTCAAGGGCAGGACTCCCTCTGAAAAAGTGCGTCAAGTTCAACAAGTTTCTCAACAAAGTCATCAATGAAATATCTATGTTTCAGAAGAACAGCAACTGGGATTATGAATTGCCGATTGTCCAGGATCGCTTGAACGAAAGCAGTTTTATTAACGTAAAGAATTTTGAAGAAATTTTCACGAAGAACGGTGATGACTATTGTTTAAAGAGCAGAGTATTCCCGAGGGTGTTCAGGGAAAAGCTTTTGATAGTCAGGGAAAGGGAAATCAAAGGAGTTAAAATCAACGACGTTCTTTTCAAGGTTGGT
Coding sequences within it:
- a CDS encoding restriction endonuclease subunit S; protein product: MISSVMGIKRIKLSDICEIRAGYLFRSSIEEDNDGDVRVIQLSDVGRSLILENVDLFKSVKIDNRRILDKHLLKDDDILFKAKSTNHVAAVFRGDSDAVATHHFFILRIRPIEGINRNEIFPPYLALYINLPPSQTHFSSNRANTHIINKNSLESLEITLPDIEIQKNAVNIYENLTKQMEYYEKIIEHKKGILDLTLNNLLGISNASKS
- a CDS encoding AAA family ATPase, encoding MDEILKSLKIWGYEKYSKIILAALVTGEPLLFIGKHGSGKTFMLCQLARALGYETEGAEKEFNAYDASKSVFEDIIGFPDPEMMKKGKIDYIKSPMTLWNKKFILIDELSRANYAMQSKWLEVIKDRSLMGENIPSLKYVFSAMNPLNYPGAYSLDPALADRFSQIVEIDDYFKEEDIIKIVKGNNEKSSLLRENEEFDGRITEKLQSLIKKVKKEYYSLPKKITEMSEKFCSAYYRNAQDVCSEKEYKAVSERRAGMIFRTLKVMFAIDLSEKIKITPKAFRENFRMASEFSWIYPAIEDGNTRNLEKEILEKTIRDLGFIKIEPEKEDSTERILQKFKNSTSGKEAFKSVLTILNKIRLLQEKNVTPCEKDSQLFENVVDVVLNQDADLLNRNLNGMSVDSYRTTGICDNYIDNDDNTAVEIISEIFTREENYASGSIQEKKTA